The following are from one region of the Pseudorasbora parva isolate DD20220531a chromosome 12, ASM2467924v1, whole genome shotgun sequence genome:
- the LOC137093384 gene encoding uncharacterized protein gives MGKWSERETERSTSRRLLPVWRRSCSRTSVKLTFSRPDSCYHWSGGGVMSRSESIQTDVHHYEPDRRATSVRPPPPIPKKPDQRGKNNLVKQSCDFSPTYEAYEEILASSEPVRTGPSDSDQHLYEEISELLDGLQDGSGVCAAKGKGFSSSSLMELDGDFQVKSGLLPEPLRVAASLRRQDGQRITNSPNAAADNSGAISERSFSEKHCTEFEVIIIYSA, from the exons ATGGGAAAGTGGTCTGAAAGAGAAACAGAGAGGTCCACATCGAGACGTCTTCTGCCTGTTTGGAGACGCTCCTGCTCCAGAACCTCAGTAAAGCTGACATTCTCCAGACCCGACT CGTGTTATCATTGGTCTGGtggaggagttatgagccgctCGGAGTCCATTCAGACAGATGTTCATCATTATGAGCCGGACCGCCGCGCCACATCG GTAAGGCCTCCACCGCCAATCCCCAAAAAACCTGATCAAAGAGGCAAAAACAATCTGGTGAAGCAGTCATGTGACTTTTCTCCAACATATGAAGCGTATGAAGAGATCCTTGCTTCATCAGAACCCGTCAGAACCGGCCCGTCCGACTCTGACCAACACCTGTATGAAGAAATATCAGAGCTGCTGGACGGCCTTCAG GACGGAAGTGGTGTTTGTGCAGCAAAGGGCAAAGGTTTCTCATCCTCCAGTTTGATG GAGTTGGATGGTGATTTTCAAGTCAAAAGTGGGCTGTTGCCAG agcctctcagagtggcagcgtctctcagaaggcaagatgggcagaggatcaccaattcccccaacgCTGCGGCGGACAATAGCGGAgcgatatcagaaaggagtttctcagagaaacactgcacagagtttgaagttatcatcatctacagcgcataa
- the rps19bp1 gene encoding ribosomal protein S19 binding protein 1: MSVSVIRRGLDLFSEKVVEKRKQRKGGARKAALMERIGTGKQGVQRRIRQLQRPGGPARSKHTVKDKRIRSALDEYRKKQKKCQLTSNLQYFLSSANKTQNSHAKKIVQKSSSRRACHQPDRSVQKPAEKSVFSEEEFQKFQKEYFSNL, from the exons ATGTCAGTATCAGTGATCCGGAGAGGGCTCGATCTGTTCAGCGAGAAAG TTGTGGAGAAGCGAAAGCAGAGGAAAGGCGGAGCTCGGAAAGCGGCGCTGATGGAGCGGATCGGTACCGGGAAACAGGGCGTCCAGAGGCGGATCCGGCAACTGCAGCGACCCGGAGGACCTGCGCGGAGCAAACACACCGTCAAAGACAAGCGCATCCGGTCTGCTCtgg ATGAATACAGAAAGAAACAGAAGAAGTGTCAGCTCACATCAAACCTGCAGTATTTCCTGTCCTCCGCTAATAAAACACAGAACAGCCACGCGAAAAAG ATCGTACAGAAGAGTTCCAGTCGCCGTGCTTGTCATCAGCCGGATCGGTCCGTCCAAAAACCGGCAGAGAAATCCGTCTTCTCTGAGGAGGAGTTCCAGAAGTTTCAGAAGGAATATTTCTCCAATCTCTAA